In the genome of Streptomyces sp. V2I9, one region contains:
- a CDS encoding Fic family protein yields MKKPSPPPDFRVLFQKVVTESPNRLPVVLKAVPAGPSDPYLPWDKMRFKEPPSGLTREEWWLGIKFVRQQMQRTLPLMDKEGKEFTFALPDVLLKALEEINRDTSGQIAISEQVTNPATRDRYLVNSLIEEAINSSQLEGAATTRRVAKEMIRTGRSPRDRDERMILNNYEAMRFIGTIREERLTPDLIRDIHRIVTKGTLSNPDAAGRFQLPDEDRIGVFTDSGLELHQPPDAENLPDRLQRLCDFANGEIGDGYVPPVLRAITLHFMLGYEHPFEDGNGRTARAIFYWSMLSQGYWLTEFIVISAILKGAPSRYARSYLYAEEENDLTYFYLYQIEVLQRAIKQLHQYLADKMSELRRLQETVSTAPSIFNARQAAVLEHALKKPNANFTAKSHKNSHDVVYETARQDLMGLEKRGLLTRFRQGREFIWTPVSNLREVLRKLEDH; encoded by the coding sequence TTGAAGAAGCCATCACCACCGCCCGATTTCCGCGTCCTCTTCCAAAAAGTCGTGACGGAGAGCCCTAACAGGCTGCCCGTCGTCCTCAAGGCTGTCCCGGCCGGCCCATCCGACCCCTACCTGCCCTGGGACAAGATGCGCTTCAAGGAGCCGCCCTCAGGGTTGACCCGCGAGGAATGGTGGCTCGGCATCAAGTTCGTCCGGCAACAAATGCAGCGGACTCTACCCCTGATGGACAAAGAAGGGAAAGAGTTCACGTTCGCGCTGCCTGACGTACTCCTCAAAGCGCTCGAAGAGATCAACCGCGACACGAGTGGGCAAATCGCAATCAGCGAGCAAGTGACGAATCCCGCAACCAGGGATCGCTATCTTGTGAACTCTCTGATCGAGGAGGCGATCAACTCCAGTCAGCTCGAAGGGGCCGCAACGACGCGTCGAGTTGCGAAGGAGATGATTCGCACAGGCAGGTCCCCCAGGGATCGCGACGAGCGCATGATTTTGAATAACTATGAAGCCATGCGCTTCATTGGGACGATAAGAGAAGAGCGCCTCACTCCCGACCTTATCCGCGACATTCACAGGATCGTAACCAAAGGAACTCTGTCCAACCCAGATGCCGCGGGCAGATTTCAGTTGCCCGACGAAGATCGTATCGGCGTTTTCACCGACTCCGGCCTCGAACTGCACCAGCCGCCCGACGCCGAGAATCTGCCCGACAGGCTCCAGCGTCTTTGTGACTTTGCGAACGGTGAGATCGGAGACGGATACGTTCCACCTGTTCTGAGAGCCATCACCCTTCACTTCATGTTGGGGTACGAGCACCCCTTCGAAGACGGGAATGGGCGGACCGCGCGCGCCATCTTCTACTGGTCGATGCTGAGTCAAGGTTACTGGCTGACGGAATTCATTGTCATTTCTGCAATCCTCAAGGGGGCGCCCTCCAGGTATGCGCGAAGCTATCTGTACGCCGAGGAAGAGAATGACCTGACGTACTTTTATCTCTATCAGATCGAGGTACTCCAGAGGGCCATCAAGCAGCTTCATCAATATCTCGCAGATAAAATGAGTGAACTGCGAAGGCTACAGGAGACCGTCTCCACCGCCCCCAGTATCTTCAATGCACGGCAAGCTGCCGTACTGGAGCATGCGCTGAAGAAGCCCAACGCCAACTTCACCGCCAAGTCGCACAAGAACAGCCATGACGTCGTCTACGAAACGGCCAGGCAGGACCTCATGGGGCTTGAGAAACGTGGATTGCTGACTCGATTTCGCCAGGGGCGTGAATTCATCTGGACACCCGTGAGCAACCTGCGAGAGGTTTTGCGTAAACTTGAGGACCACTGA
- a CDS encoding dolichyl-phosphate-mannose--protein mannosyltransferase, with amino-acid sequence MTSTAPETQRGHDAGDALGEQPTSWQRRLRRFGYAPRPEISLRDRLDPPYTRPGRQVWSVLAIRPHVAERLVRWSGWGGPLLVTLVAGLLRFWNLGRPHAVIFDETYYAKDAWALVNQGYEGAWPKDVDKRILNDPSSVPIPTDPGYVVHPPVGKWIIGFGEQLFGFTPFGWRFMVAVLGTLSVLLLCRIGRRLFRSTFLGCLAGLLLAVDGLHFVMSRTALLDLIVMFFVLAAFGCLVVDRDHARRRLAAALPVDGEGVLRPDARIAETLRLGWRPWRLAAGVMLGLAFATKWNGLYVLAAFGLMTVLWDVGARRTAGAVHPYGAVLRRDLAPAFISTVPVAIVTYVVSWTGWIVTDKGYYRNWAATEGKGSAWSWLFPDWLRSLWHYENQVYDFHVGLTSGHTYESNPWSWLVLGRPVSYFYEEQTGCTESTTGKCASEVLAIGTPLLWWLACFALAYVVWRWFFRRDWRAGAIACGVAAGWLPWFFYQERTIFLFYAVVFVPFLCLAVTMMLGAVIGPAAGTGTRAELGLTEDDPTGERRRTLGAIAVGVLVLLIIWNFIYFWPLYTGTSIPEDLWRDRMWLDTWV; translated from the coding sequence GTGACGAGTACCGCACCCGAGACCCAGCGGGGCCACGACGCCGGGGACGCGCTCGGCGAACAGCCGACCTCCTGGCAACGGCGGCTGCGCCGCTTCGGCTACGCCCCCCGCCCGGAGATCTCCCTCCGTGACCGGCTGGACCCGCCGTACACGCGGCCCGGACGCCAGGTGTGGTCGGTGCTGGCGATCCGCCCGCACGTGGCGGAACGGCTGGTGCGCTGGTCGGGCTGGGGCGGCCCGCTGCTGGTGACGCTGGTCGCCGGGCTGCTGCGGTTCTGGAACCTGGGCCGGCCGCACGCGGTGATATTCGACGAGACGTACTACGCCAAGGACGCGTGGGCGCTGGTCAACCAGGGGTACGAGGGGGCCTGGCCCAAGGACGTCGACAAGCGGATCCTGAACGACCCGTCCTCCGTTCCGATCCCGACCGATCCCGGCTACGTGGTGCACCCGCCGGTCGGCAAGTGGATCATCGGCTTCGGTGAACAGCTCTTCGGTTTCACGCCGTTCGGCTGGCGGTTCATGGTGGCGGTGCTCGGCACCCTCTCCGTGCTCCTGCTCTGCCGGATCGGCCGGCGGCTGTTCCGCTCCACGTTCCTGGGCTGCCTGGCGGGACTGCTGCTCGCGGTGGACGGCCTGCACTTCGTGATGAGCCGGACCGCGCTGCTCGACCTGATCGTCATGTTCTTCGTGCTGGCCGCGTTCGGCTGCCTGGTGGTGGACCGGGACCACGCCCGCCGCCGGCTGGCCGCCGCGCTGCCGGTGGACGGGGAAGGGGTACTGCGCCCGGACGCCCGGATCGCCGAGACCCTGCGGCTGGGCTGGCGGCCGTGGCGGCTGGCGGCGGGCGTGATGCTGGGCCTGGCATTCGCCACGAAGTGGAACGGCCTCTACGTCCTGGCCGCGTTCGGCCTGATGACGGTCCTGTGGGACGTGGGTGCGCGGCGCACGGCGGGCGCGGTCCACCCGTACGGGGCGGTGCTGCGCCGGGACCTGGCCCCCGCGTTCATCTCCACGGTGCCGGTGGCGATCGTCACGTACGTCGTCTCATGGACCGGCTGGATCGTCACGGACAAGGGCTACTACCGGAACTGGGCGGCCACCGAGGGCAAGGGCTCCGCGTGGTCCTGGCTCTTCCCGGACTGGCTGCGCAGCCTGTGGCACTACGAGAACCAGGTGTACGACTTCCACGTCGGCCTGACCTCCGGCCACACCTACGAGTCGAACCCGTGGAGCTGGCTGGTCCTCGGCCGCCCCGTCTCGTACTTCTACGAGGAGCAGACGGGCTGCACGGAGTCGACGACCGGCAAGTGCGCCAGCGAGGTCCTGGCCATCGGCACCCCGCTGCTGTGGTGGCTGGCCTGCTTCGCGCTGGCGTACGTGGTGTGGCGCTGGTTCTTCCGCCGCGACTGGCGGGCGGGCGCGATCGCCTGCGGTGTGGCGGCGGGCTGGCTGCCCTGGTTCTTCTACCAGGAGCGGACGATCTTCCTCTTCTACGCGGTGGTGTTCGTCCCGTTCCTCTGCCTGGCGGTCACCATGATGCTCGGCGCGGTCATCGGCCCGGCAGCGGGCACGGGGACCAGGGCCGAACTGGGTCTCACCGAGGACGACCCCACGGGCGAACGCCGCCGCACGCTGGGGGCGATCGCGGTGGGCGTGCTGGTGCTGCTGATCATCTGGAACTTCATCTACTTCTGGCCGCTGTACACCGGGACCTCGATCCCGGAGGACCTGTGGCGGGACCGGATGTGGCTGGATACGTGGGTGTAG
- a CDS encoding DUF3592 domain-containing protein, whose protein sequence is MDGTVNGGRSGVGTRSNAGVSGDAGSSGSENHPGPRASLLMSLALALLLGALSALVMFPAAQHLRSLQNGERAEATLHTAGACMTGQCEVKFEAGGRTVVADLPVGSGGGKQSVGAAVTVRYQADDPQVVARDADVGGGGAALLAWLTAGAAALFLALSGVAAVFLVWKRRT, encoded by the coding sequence TTGGACGGCACGGTGAACGGGGGCCGCTCCGGGGTGGGCACACGGTCGAACGCGGGCGTGTCCGGCGACGCGGGGAGCAGCGGGAGCGAGAACCATCCGGGGCCCCGCGCCTCCTTGCTCATGTCGCTGGCCCTCGCCCTGCTGCTGGGCGCGCTGTCGGCGCTGGTGATGTTCCCGGCGGCCCAGCATCTGCGCTCGCTCCAGAACGGCGAACGGGCTGAGGCGACGCTGCACACCGCCGGAGCGTGCATGACGGGCCAGTGCGAGGTGAAGTTCGAGGCCGGCGGACGGACCGTGGTGGCCGACCTCCCGGTGGGCAGCGGGGGCGGCAAGCAGTCCGTGGGCGCGGCCGTCACCGTCCGGTACCAGGCGGACGATCCGCAGGTGGTGGCCCGTGACGCGGACGTCGGGGGAGGCGGCGCGGCCCTGCTGGCATGGCTGACGGCCGGGGCGGCCGCGCTCTTCCTGGCCCTGTCGGGGGTGGCCGCGGTCTTCCTTGTATGGAAGCGACGCACCTGA